AGATGTACCCCGACGTCCTGTCCGAGCTGCGCGTGCTCACGAGCACGGACTTCGACTCCCGCGCCATCCTCACGGTGGTGCTCGTCGGCGACGACCGACTGACGGAGATGCTGCGCACGCCGGAGCTGCTCCCGCTGGGGACGCGGATTCGTGCGCGGCTGCAGCTCGATCATCGCAAGCCCGATGAGCTGCAAGCGATGCTGGAGCGCCGACTGGAGCACTGCGGCAACAGCTCGCTGGTGGATCCCATCGTCGTCCGCACGCTGGCCGAGCACGCCGCGGGCAACCCGCGGGTGCTGATGACGGCGGCCAACGAGCTCCTCGACGCGGCCACGGCCCGCGAGCAGGCGACGCTGGACGAGAAGCTCTACCTGGAGGTCTTCGGGGCGTCGGTCTCGCGACGACCGTCGGCGACCGCGGCGGCCGCGAAGGCGGGGCGGCGATGATCCTCGGCGACGATCCGACCGAGCGCCTCGCGCGGCTGACGCCTGAGCGGCTGTCCCAGGCGCCCGAGCGGGCGGCGTTGGCGGCACTGCGCGCGGTGCTCGAGATCACCGAGCGCGCGCTGCTGTGCGCCAACCCCGAGCTGCTCGACGAGAGCTGGCCCACGCAGCGCGGGCGAGCCCACTTCCGTAGCCTGCGCGCCGCCCATCGCATCATGAAGCGTGGATGGGCGCTGGAGAGGGAGATGGCCCGCTACGAGCGGCACCTCCAGCAGCTGCTCGATCGCCCCGTGGGGACGAGCCTCGACGAAATGCCCTTCTGACCGATGGATCACGATCGGTGAGGGACGTCTCCGTCCAATGCGAGCCCATCAACAACCGTGATCACAACACCATCAACAAGGCGTCGAGCGCCGCTTCGTCCTCAAGCGACACAAGCGCAAAGTGCCGCTGCGGCTGTAACGCCTG
This genomic window from Pseudomonadota bacterium contains:
- a CDS encoding AAA family ATPase, producing MRTRPQLAAFGLKHNPFSPEVPIEALSASAAVEHFCWRVGNMAAEGGFALVTGDPGTGKSVTLRLLQRRLHALRDVQVATLTHPRSRLSDFYRELGDLFGAAIASSNRYGGFKTLRAKWLAHIDTTLVRPVLLIDEAQQMYPDVLSELRVLTSTDFDSRAILTVVLVGDDRLTEMLRTPELLPLGTRIRARLQLDHRKPDELQAMLERRLEHCGNSSLVDPIVVRTLAEHAAGNPRVLMTAANELLDAATAREQATLDEKLYLEVFGASVSRRPSATAAAAKAGRR